A single window of Aphidius gifuensis isolate YNYX2018 linkage group LG1, ASM1490517v1, whole genome shotgun sequence DNA harbors:
- the LOC122860668 gene encoding probable serine/threonine-protein kinase DDB_G0282963 isoform X2, which produces MSSSYIVEPENNINKKDDTLIIVVDDDGTISVDQETLKNLIMSKSNANVSVVRVGQAIGDHEKSDLTFTVDPPNLTTTTTKIPTTTSSIATLKTTTTTSTTTVTTTTTTTTTSESGLVDPFMEMDPEQLEKLETALQSEQAKQILGENVTAMLDMLTVEEQQNSIRYSIELDHCYTSRTSPSDPAPVDPLPVPNSPDIDRVNILESSIPLQIKQQNQQHQQQVFVQQHTHLNQDQKIVQNAKLLAKKSVGRPRKASIVLPSSNIIKTSPGISSRSNTTINHESKQQQSSSNLRLSVDDNIDNDNVDDDDNNGDHINNINAINDAQSSISESSESGPSDDDVDFGPPRGLRGQRRVRARGGRKGLTTRGGTMAGRRGRPNKHHMDNDQVKRLNNEMAAAVDAMKTPGRIDNNNSSTDFSIKTNRKVSGIKTMGGSSGNKRKDDEDDDNNKSVNSSSPSSSSSSSLTMLNEKTHFQTTNQVKANLINANMLKGDMILTKPGQSRNNNQKLVFLQKKSIAKPSELKTISSISSGPSKKQTLPITVAKTNVINNKTIEDPNNLLIKNSDEFINTKLIDNTDKTEISKISKTTISNSSPSSSSSSPTINKINKSPNAVNKKDRKKSENELLSIKIDEQKEKEKGRIIDNNKLLDNKKHSVKKEQRKVPVVSAVVLGPALFSTPDIIRRVGSIGEGKSSCDLSDSHGTSSSNNTSITDDQLNNSTTPMDLDETMKIITSIKTDLQNINNTNASTNTNDNNMSSSSSYVSTTNIINNDHHHHQNKMQLMDIDDDELPKNNTNDDDDLQSALDPGGIEGEENLFATLMDASKHEDELLAEALLLQEQLDVDLGDPSANPLLSPSVFDSELLNPSLATTLQQSQSSSTTIDSTIKSPEILKQQQQYLLSATPPTTPTPSTITTPSTTTTTSSSSSTSRRKEQKEPIQIVRGGRVITLPPIEAPATRSKRSLQMKPESPKPINNKLNETNRIKEDVTINKLTKQPTSSSSLTQLTVQTQKEPVSEMESEMEDDDDGSQNSDSEDDPNRLWCICKRPHNNRFMICCDICEDWFHGKCVNITKAMGKQMEDQGIEWVCPNCKNKKKSDRPVFNSGAPSPSPSPSSSTKTTKSALSSNNNKQQKNNNNNDSSTPKKQMMNKKLNDSNIQSNQLTPTSSTSTTSTKPAVVVHTQCVVCKKEARNSSIYCSDNCILTFAHKTSGKDNKSGTKSTNDEINSVIVLERKTGKVLSGENAPTLANLDNWLKENPTFEQVLLKNINNVQVGNKTFPTIQVQSGNNNSSSNSNSSGSSTNNNNNNNNNNNKTISNKTTPKNQQVQSPKMIYTKIAGSKQTVLTSSNLNSNKSISITTPSATTTPPPVKNLKQTTIKTIPIQPAVASSTPIKKIEQKASSSASPSSSTPSSSSVGGGSSSSNNNNNTKSKTIFSSGSKRGNGIDQNRLNVRKTLSELLTTRMKETDDLKLSEDEISDIAIKIELEMFKFFRDTGTKYKAKYRSLIFNIKDVKNLTLFRKILDKSLKPDEIIKLSPDEMASQELAEWRSKETQHQLEMIKKNELDLMAQAKSIVVKTHKGEQIIENDGGNNDSTVDPSTSVQDIVSVLNNTDNSNFNDSSINEETTTTTSLDDSKKSTTKIDDTDDKKKKKKQKEYKDSKKNKNTKHRSRDRSRDRRHHHHRHSSHSSHNHHSNNKNKNDKRDKNKDKDKSSSSTTTTTTSSSAIQKNNKKETGNNNNNSNKSSNSSSSTRKRSRSSSSSTRKDNNSKKIKSDNEEIIDIINKRETTPLIISTDNKIQELQDVDNNWKHIDEDTTTNTIDDTGNLSDLSDREPTSTVNIKTPDININDEQDNKDNKNINETMMMTVVDDEKISTTIDKLTTSIPMDINQQNYDNIDANANANDDDVNNKSTIWQGVINMSEVAKFYTTAQELNSHTIGLTNDLPNTFDIVGRIVPEIVWDYIAKTKKNGSKEIVILRLLPLNDEEKLSYITLYSYLNKRDRFGVVGKPGKNIKDFYIMPYSIDTKIPPILMPFIGDALKNDRQHLLLGIIVKKKLNITNLTTINNKMLVNKKDASDKTTVTQSTLTTLNKAQIGMSRNNIHIDNTKVSTTTSTIPSSVSSSSSSPLPPLPPSPTQILPPLPPTPLSSLSTITTQPLPPLPPLPPTTTSLDKSIINDDDEPYSPGGIDHDNDNDSGSGTDLLLNKTKSYTATVKNSTELQRKMDELNRQIEAEKKQIQNISSSILTDVGPTLPGLGLDPPGLNDYEEAYSPSDNSRSFTPPPPSSSSAIPSITTTENITKLTQPILDKVSDITIPANLQEILANVKRQETTKIDTYLPSKPGASFLTSSFDTSMLNKKIIDKKIYTPTSSNKDNTSTLRSLSDMDLIKKAEEELAAVAIAEAAATVSTVSSISNNFTTPPPPLPMTLPQLSTALLMSSPPPPLPPLLLPPPSLSLVQNDMQIMTMPADILHQSTTTTTTTTTKIFESEENMSYHESDSMDDTVHEQPRPPGVEDDEFDTFSSSTPSNILINNTLTSEGPPLPPAVLTGVKRKINDDEASPATTATPPKAPRTKSRWGQGPTD; this is translated from the exons ttaataa tgAGCAAATCAAATGCAAATGTGAGCGTTGTCAGAGTTGGTCAAGCAATTGGTGATCATGAAAAAAGTGATTTAACATTTACTGTTGATCCTccaaatttaacaacaacaacaacaaaaataccaACAACTACATCATCAATAGcaacattaaaaacaacaacaacaacgtcgACGACGACagtgacaacaacaacaacaacaacaacaacaagtgagAGTGGACTTGTTGATCCTTTTATGGAAATGGATCCTGAACAATTAGAGAAACTTGAGACTGCATTACAAAGTGAACAAGCTAAACAAATACTTGGTGAAAATGTTACTGCCATGCTTG atatGCTTACTGTTGAGGaacaacaaaattcaattCGATATAGTATTGAATTGGATCATTGTTATACAAGTAGAACATCACCATCAGATCCAGCACCAGTAGATCCATTACCAGTTCCAAATTCTCCAGATATTGATAGAGTTAATATTCTCGAGTCATCAATACCActacaaataaaacaacaaaatcaacaacaccaacaacaagtGTTTGTTCAACAACATACACACTTAAATCaagatcaaaaaattgttcaaaatGCAAAATTATTAGCTAAAAAATCAGTTGGTCGTCCAAGAAAGGCTTCAATTGTTCTtccatcatcaaatattattaaaacttcaCCAGGTATTTCATCTCGatcaaatacaacaattaatcatgaatcaaaacaacaacaatcatcaTCCAATTTACGATTGtctgttgatgataatattgataatgataatgtggatgatgatgacaataatggtgatcatattaataatattaatgctATCAATGATGCCCAATCATCAATATCAGAATCAAGTGAATCTGGTCcatctgatgatgatgtagATTTTGGTCCACCACGTGGTTTACGTGGTCAACGACGTGTTCGTGCTAGAGGTGGTAGAAAAGGGCTTACAACACGTGGTGGTACAATGGCTGGACGTAGAGGAAGACCAAATAAACATCATATGGATAATGATCAAGTTAAAAGACTCAATAATGAAATGGCTGCAGCTGTTGATGCTATGAAAACACCTGGAcgcattgataataataattcttcaactgatttttcaataaaaacaaatagaaaagtTAGTGGTATTAAAACAATGGGTGGTAGTAGTggtaataaaagaaaagatgatgaagatgatgataataataaatcagttAATTCTTCTTctccttcttcttcttcttcttcttcattaacaatgttgaatgaaaaaacaCATTTTCAAACAACTAATCAAGTTAaagcaaatttaattaatgcaaATATGTTAAAAGGTGATATGATATTAACAAAACCTGGTCaatcaagaaataataatcaaaaacttgtatttttacaaaaaaaatcaattgctAAACCAAGTGAACTTAAAACAATTAGTAGTATTAGTAGTGGGCCtagtaaaaaacaaactttacCAATTACTGttgcaaaaacaaatgttattaataacaaaacaattgaagatcctaataatttattaataaaaaattctgatgaatttataaatactaaattaattgataatacagATAAAAcagaaatttcaaaaatttcaaaaactactatttcaaattcatcaccatcatcatcatcatcatcaccaacaattaataaaataaataaatctccaaatgctgttaataaaaaagatagaaaaaaatctgaaaatgaattattgtcaataaaaattgatgaacaaaaagaaaaagaaaaaggacgtattattgataataataaattattagataataaaaaacattctgTTAAAAAAGAACAACGTAAAGTGCCAGTAGTATCAGCTGTTGTATTGGGTCCAGCATTATTTTCAACACCAGATATTATTCGTCGTGTTGGTTCAATTGGTGAAGGTAAATCATCATGTGATTTATCAGATAGTCATGGAAcaagcagcagcaacaacacaTCAATAACTGatgatcaattaaataattctacAACACCAATGGATCTTGATGAAACAATGAAAATCATCACATCAATTAAGActgatttacaaaatattaataatactaatgcTAGCACTAATaccaatgataataatatgtcatcatcatcatcttatgtttcaacaacaaatattattaataatgatcatcatcatcatcaaaataaaatgcaacTTATGgacattgatgatgatgaattaccaaaaaataataccaatgatgacgatgatttACAATCAGCTCTTGACCCTG gTGGAATTGAAGgtgaagaaaatttatttgcaacaCTTATGGATGCATCTAAACACGAGGATGAATTACTTGCAGAGGCTTTACTTCTTCAGGAACAACTTGACGTTGATTTGGGTGATCCATCGGCCAATCCACTATTATCACCATCTGTCTTTGATAGTGAATTATTGAATCCATCTTTAGCAACAACTCTACAACAatcacaatcatcatcaacaacaatagattctacaataaaaagtccagaaattttaaaacaacagcaacaatatttattatcagctacaccaccaacaacaccaacgccatcaacaataacaacaccatcaacaacaacaacaacatcatcatcatcatcaacaagtaGAAGAAAAGAACAAAAAGAACCAATTCAAATTGTTCGAGGTGGACGTGTTATAACATTACCACCAATTGAAGCACCAGCAACTCGTAGTAAACGTAGTCTTCAAATGAAACCTGAATCTCCaaaaccaataaataataaattaaatgaaacaaatCGTATTAAAGAAGATGTTACAATAAATAAGCTAACAAAACAACCgacatcatcatcgtcattaaCACAATTAACAGTTCAGACACAAAAAGAACCAGTATCAGAAATGGAATCTGAAAtggaagatgatgatgatggaagTCAAAATTCTGATTCAGAAGATGATCCAAATAGATTATGGTGTATTTGTAAACGACCACATAATAATCGTTTTATGATATGTTGTGATATATGTGAAGATTGGTTTCATGGTAAATGTGTTAATATTACAAAAGCAATGGGTAAACAAATGGAAGATCAAGGTATTGAATGGGTTTGtccaaattgtaaaaataaaaaaaagtctgATAGACCAGTTTTTAATTCAGGAGCGCCATCACCATCgccatcaccatcatcatctacaaaaacaacaaaatcagCATTGtcatctaataataataaacaacaaaaaaataataacaataatgattcatcaacaccaaaaaaacaaatgatgaataaaaaattaaatgacagtAATATACAATCAAATCAGCTAACACCAACATCATCAACGTCAACGACATCAACAAAACCAGCTGTTGTTGTACATACACAATGTGTTGTATGTAAAAAAGAAGCAAgaaattcaagtatttattgTTCAGATAATTGTATTCTTACATTTGCCCATAAAACATCGGgaaaagataataaaagtggtacaaaatcaacaaatgatgaaataaatagtGTTATTGTACTTGAACGTAAAACTGGTAAAGTACTTAGTGGTGAAAATGCACCAACATTAGCAAATTTAGATAATTGGCTAAAAGAAAATCCAACATTTGAACAagttttacttaaaaatattaataatgttcaAGTTGGTAATAAAACATTTCCAACAATACAAGTACAATCtggcaataataatagtagtagtaatagtaatagtaGTGGTAGTagtactaataataataataataataataataataataataaaacaattagtAATAAAACAACTCctaaaaatcaacaagtacAATCACCAAAAAtgatttatacaaaaattgcTGGATCAAAACAAACTGTTTTAACATCATCAAAtcttaatagtaataaatcgATAAGTATAACAACAccatcagcaacaacaacaccaccaccagttaaaaatttaaaacaaacaacaattaaaacaataccAATACAGCCAGCTGTAGCATCATCAAcgccaattaaaaaaattgaacaaaaagcATCTTCATCagcatcaccatcatcatcaacaccatcatcatcatcagttggtggtggtagtagtagtagtaataataataataatacaaaatcaaaaacaatatttagtAGTGGTAGCAAAAGAGGTAATGGAATTGATCAAAATCGTTTAAATGTACGTAAAACACTTTctgaattattaacaacaagaATGAAAGAAACAGATGATCTTAAATTAAGTGAAGATGAAATATCAGATATTGCTATTAAAATTGAACTTGAAATGTTTAAATTCTTTCGTGATACTGGTACAAAATATAAAGCAAAATATCgtagtttaatatttaatataaaagatgttaaaaatttaacattatttcgtaaaatacttgataaatcattaaaaccagatgaaataattaaattaagtcCAGATGAAATGGCATCACAAGAATTAGCTGAATGGCGATCAAAAGAAACACAACATCAATtagaaatgattaaaaaaaatgaattagatTTAATGGCACAAGCTAAATCAATTGTCGTTAAAACTCATAAAGGTGaacaaattattgaaaatgatgGTGGTAATAATGATTCAACTGTTGATCCATCAACATCTGTACAAGATATTGTTAGTGTTCTTAATAATACtgataatagtaattttaatgattcatcaataaatgaagaaacaacaacaacaacatcactTGATGATTCTAAAAAATCTAcaacaaaaattgatgatacagatgataaaaaaaagaaaaaaaaacaaaaagaatataaagattctaaaaaaaataaaaatacaaaacatcgTAGTCGTGATCGTAGTCGTGATCGTcgacatcatcatcatcgtcatagTTCTCATAGTTCTCATAATCatcattcaaataataaaaataaaaatgataaacgtgataaaaataaagacaaagataaatcatcatcatcaacaacaacaacaacaacatcatcatcagcaatacaaaaaaataacaaaaaagaaactggtaataataataataatagtaataaaagtagtaatagtagtagtagtacTAGAAAAAGAAGTAgaagtagtagtagtagtactagaaaagataataatagtaaaaaaattaaatcagataatgaagaaataattgatattattaataaaagagaaacaacaccattaattatttcaacagataataaaattcaagaattacaagatgttgataataattggaaacatattgatgaagatacaacaacaaataccATTGATGATACTGGTAATTTATCGGATTTATCAGATAGAGAACCAACTTCAAcagttaatattaaaacaccAGATATTAACATAAATGATGAACaagataataaagataataaaaatattaatgagacaatgatgatgactgttgttgatgatgaaaaaatatcaacaacaattgataaattaacaacgTCAATTCCAATGgatattaatcaacaaaattatgataatattgatgctAATGCTAAtgctaatgatgatgatgttaataataaatcaactatTTGGCAGGGTGTTATTAACATGAGTGAAGttgcaaaattttatacaacagCACAAGAATTAAATAGCCATACAATTGGTCTTACAAATGATTTACCAAATACATTTGATATTGTTGGTAGAATAGTTCCCGAGATTGTTTGGGATTATAttgctaaaacaaaaaaaaatggatcaaAAGAAATTGTTATATTACGATTATTGCCACTTAATGATGAGGAAAAATTATCTTATATTACATtatatagttatttaaataaacgtgATAGATTTGGAGTTGTTGGTAAacctggtaaaaatattaaagatttttatataatgcCATATTCAATTGACACTAAAATACCACCAATTTTAATGCCATTTATTGGTGatgcattaaaaaatgatagacAACATTTACTTCTtggtattattgttaaaaaaaaattaaatataacaaatttaacaacaattaataataaaatgcttgtaaataaaaaagatgctAGTGATAAAACAACAGTTACACAATCAACATTAACAACATTGAATAAAGCACAAATTGGAATGTcaagaaataatattcatattgataatactaaagtatcaacaacaacatcaacaataccATCTTCagtttcatcatcatcgtcttcaccattaccaccattaccaccatCACCAACACAAATATTACCACCACTACCACCTACACCTTTATCGTCATTATCAACGATAACAACACAACCACtaccaccactaccaccactTCCACCAACAACAACGTCATtagataaatcaataattaatgatgatgacgagCCATATAGTCCTGGTGGAATTGatcatgataatgataatgatagtgGTAGTGGtactgatttattattaaataaaactaaaagttATACTGCAactgttaaaaattcaactgaattacaaagaaaaatggATGAATTAAATCGTCAAAttgaagctgaaaaaaaacaaatacaaaatattagttcatcaattttaactGATGTTGGACCAACTTTGCCAGGTCTAGGTCTTGATCCACCTGGTTTAAATGATTATGAAGAAGCATATAGTCCAAGTGATAATTCAAGATCATttacaccaccaccaccatcatcatcatcagctataccatcaataacaacaactgaaaatataacaaaattaacacaGCCAATTTTAGATAAAGTTTCTGATATAACAATACCTGCAAATCTTCAAGAAatattggcaaatgttaaaAGACAAGAAACAACTAAAATTGATACATATTTACCATCAAAACCTGGTGCatcatttttaacatcatcattTGATACATCAAtgcttaataaaaaaataattgataaaaaaatatatacaccaaCAAGCAGCAACAAAGATAATACAAGTACATTGAGATCATTAAGTGATAtggatttaattaaaaaagctgAAGAAGAACTTGCTGCTGTTGCTATTGCTGAAGCTGCTGCAACAGTATCAACAGTATcatcaatttcaaataattttactacaccaccaccaccattaccaATGACATTACCACAATTATCAACAGCATTATTAAtgtcatcaccaccaccaccattaccaccactattattaccaccaccatcattatcattagtACAAAATGATATGCAAATTATGACAATGCCTGCTGATATTTTACATCAAagcacaacaacaacaacaacaacaacaacaaaaatatttgagtCTGAAGAAAATATGAGTTATCATGAAAGTGATTCAATGGATGATACAGTACATGAACAACCAAGACCACCAGGTGTTGAGGATGATGAGTTTGAtacattttcatcatcaactccttcaaatatattaattaataatacattaacAAGTGAAGGACCTCCTCTTCCTCCTGCTGTATTAACAGGTgtcaagagaaaaataaatgacgacGAGGCAAGtccagcaacaacagcaactcCACCAAAAGCACCAAGGACAAAGTCTAGATGGGGTCAAGGACCCACTGACTGA